The segment tgagtgaatatttctagagctagaatattccttcaaattctgacacaaggcacatgggcaacatatgaatccatcccgcttgttttcctcggccactcttaagaaataatgcacaccatcaatgaattctttggagcggcgatcggcattgtacatccaatgacgtgtcattgtctgcattgcaacgtaaagtattataagtttctaattttttataaagaaattaaagtaacaaataacctaaaattctctatttctggtttttctaaaccaacaaaattaaaaagacataaaagttctctattttctaactaatcatgaaatgtggcatgcatactagttataattaactaattaaccatgtcataaagtgcaaattaaagaaatataagtttctaatttttaatagagaaattaaagtaacaaaaaacctaaaattctctatttctaatttttctaaacaaccaaaattaaaaaagcacaaaagttatctatgtttctaactaatcataaatgtggtatgcatactagttataattaactaattaaccttgtcataaattgcaaattaaagtattataagtttctaatttttaatagagaaattaaagtaacaaaaaaacctaaaattctctatttctaatttttctaaacaagcaaaattaaaaaagtacaaaaattctctattttcctaaataatcatgaaatgtggtatgcatactagttataattaactaactaaatttgtcaaaaattgcaaattaaagtattatatgtttttaatttttttctaaactaattaaaataaaaaaatatattatcacTATTTCTTAAAAAAACGCGTCGCTTTTGAAATGAcgatgaagctaataacctcttaaaaaaaccataaaataaaaaacaatatacataacactaggaaatgacatatgccgcttctaaatgttgagaagatgaagctagtgacctcttaacaagtcgaagacggtgtagaaacgatgaaatgaatcaatagccggagatgagagcaagaacaagcaactccaaatgaagagcacagcaaaagagtgaagatcgatgggctcggccaggggaagaagagttcaaatatggggagggacatttagtcccggttccttttaaaaaccgggtctaaattccaacactagtcccggccggtgggacggaccgggacaacagcttttaatcccggttggtggtaccaaccgggactaaaggctaggcttttgtccctgttggtgagaccaaccgggactaaaggtcccctctgccgatgtctgacacaatagccgttgggcagggaacttttagtcccggttggtctcaccaaccggaactaaatatgtttttgtcccGGACGCTGTTTGGACCGAGATTATTGTTTATTTTGGGCAAGTGACAAAAGGcctgttctgtagtagtgaaaAGTCCTTATGAAGCTTGTGTGATGCTCCGATGGATACTTGTTTGGGGGCTCTTGGGTTGGGCTCATCCCCACCGGGGGAAGGCAAATAGCAACTCTAGAAGCGAAGCTTGTTGGAGTGTCAAGTTGATTGACCATCTCAAGTTTGGTACTCACGTTGGAGCCTACCTTTGTCGGGTAGTCCAAAGCTTGTGGGCTTGGGAGCTAGCAAGAGTAATCACAATCCTTCAACTTATCTTAATAGGGATCATTAGGTGGTTGGAAAAACAACAAACCTCTAGAGAAAAAAATCACGGTTTCATCATTATTTGTCTCCCGTTGGTTTAATTTGTGCCCTCCTAACACTTTTTTTAGATAAGGGATAAAACAATATCCGCCCTCTACATCCAAAGATGTACACAGCCAATTATTACAATGTTTGGGATTAGAAAGGAGTAAAAGCAAACCATGGTCTGAGACATTGACCAGGACTCTAAAGTAAACTAATTATGTTttcatcctttattagaaatgtCTAAAGCAATAGTCTCTAATCTCTTGCTTATCGAAGATAGGATGTGCTTGGTTTGCTCATCACGCTGCAGTGGGGCCCAAAAGCGGAGCCAATACGCTCCCCTGAAAATAACCTGCATAAAAGAGTTAGTTTTGAGATTGTTTGGTTTGTGTCTTCCTAACACTAGTTATTTAATCAAATTATCTTGTGCTAGTGTTGCTGCTCTTGTGCTAGTATAGTTGTTTACTAGTGTAGCTTAGTTAGTGTTTACCTTTTGCTCACTAGTTTGTTAGGACATCCCTTGTTCTTTAGTTCGTTATGTTGATTGACCTTGCCAGCTAGACTTGTTCGGGTGAGCTCTCACTAACTCAGCACCCTTCTTGCTCTCTTTTTAATCAGTTTGTTAGGATGCTTGTGAACTTAGTTGGTTATAGCCATGGCTTGGCCGTCAATTGAGTTCCACACCATAATTTGGCAACCATCACGATTAAGTTTTAGAAATAACTATTCAACCGCCCCTAGTCAGCCATCTTGATCCTACAATAATAGTAGCAACGATGTTAAATCTGTCAACTATTTTGTTCTAAGTTTGACGCATGATGCATCAACCCTTTTAGCTGTAAGGGCGATGTATGTATATCGGCCATCTTTAGACAACACTTACTAGGACTCTTACGAAATGTAttgaaaatattttttgaaaTACATCTCATTAACTTCTCTTGTGAGAGGATCAACTTGCAATATCTCTATCATATAAAAATGTCCAAAAACttatttaatcattttatatgGTCCTTCCCAACTTGGAGACTACTTGCAAAACTTGTTGGTTGTTGTTCTTTGTCCCAAGTGGTAGAATAGTCTTCCACACTAGATCCCCACTTTGGAATGACTTGCTTTTTACTTTCTTGTTGTAGGGAACACTAGCTTTCTCTCTCTCAATGCCCTTTATAGCTTTGATTCTTCTCTTGCTCACCACGTCAATGTTGTAGCTAACACCAACAGTGACACATGGAATAAATGCTATTGAGTGGCACCAACAGTGagagagtgattctagtgcaatTGCATCATGAGGTTGCATCGAGTGTCACTAGGTAtccgtgttgcaagccggtggtgcttgttactcttagaggttgccacctcctagatggcttggtggcttgtgactccgtcaaagcacgcaaggagattatgCGGTACtctggagaagagattgtgagggggtacggtgctcaccccgcggggatcgcgaagagcaactctagtagagCAAGACGCGAAGGGCAACAAATGGTCcgaccgggtcaagtgctagagattGTGATAAGCACTCCacatgggagagtgtgacttgcgggtcaccattagcaagaggaccggtggcaaccttggagcttgtctcaatgaggacttagcttggtggcaaccaagtgaacctcagtacacaatcaccgtgtcaacattgtctactcttctcggtggtttgcattcaccttacacaagcttgtatttacattctatatacttgtgcttgtgtagttgctcctaTAACTAGTTTTGCTTGTGACATCACATTAGGGTTGGTGTTTTCGTAGAGCTTTTTGGCAGCCTTCCCACGATTACTTTCATCCCAATCTTTTCGAGAGTCGGAAAGGTACTACTGCTCCAAAGtaggtaaagtaaagtaagcctgatcttgatcacccatTCGACTTAGAAAACCCTAAAATCCCTCTCTACCCTATAATTGCCCTTTCCTTGGACGTTTCTAATTCTTCTAGTACACTTTATGTTCCCCGtagaaatcgatactctagaatactctcgggtgaacGCTACAtagtatccgtgcacttgcggatttttctattcgCGTTTAAAATACACAACAGACTCCTACGAAGAAATCACAAATTGATATCCAAGTTCATATACCAAAGTTatgattttattttttaaaatgagCTAGTAGAGAAAAAGcatcaaaaaagaaagaataaaaTATTAAGCCAAGATGGAATTAAAAATGATATGCCAACAAGGTGTTTGAATCTAGACATTGTAGAGAGGAGAAAAGGGTTCCTAATGCAAATGTACGAGAGAGAAAGAACATATAAAAGTGGTTACAATAATTTAGAAATAGTACAAGATTCCTTATGTAAAATTGTCTTCTAAATTTAGGAGTGGATTATTAGAAAGTCTTGGAGATGGTCTTCTTTTTTTCTCCCAATCCCCTTTTAGGAGTTGCAAAACTACATGTTTTTTTGGAGAAAAAAATAGaatactcttggagatgctcttaggacAAGCAAATGAGAAGAGCGCCACTTGTGTCTTCATGTCAATTAAGTTTGGTTATTCCACCTTTTTATTCAAGTTTCTCTATATAGAATGagctctttatttgggtttctctAAATAGAATGAAAATAGCAAAAACAATTGAAACAGAAGAAGATGGAACCCAGAACCTCAGGAATGAGAAAATGATAAACTCAGAATCTAggttgatcaaattgttgggCCAAATTATGGGCTTGATATTGAGTGGGATGAATGTTGTGAGATTGGGTTGTATTGAATAATAGACTAACTGAGCCCCacctaattttttttagaaaaacaaATGCTGACGTGTCATGGTGTCACCATGTCAGATTCCACCTCACCAAGCTGACATGACAGTGCTGACACGCAACATGTCCATGATGTTCCATTTTTTCAGTACATGTGCTTGTAAACCTATCGAAAAGCTATTCAATGACGAGACCACAAACGTCACTATTCTAGCAACTCTATGATAAGCTTTTTCACTGTAAAGGATTATGACAGGGATTTTATGAATATTTCTGGAACCATCATAGACAGTTAACTATAATGATTTTAGTTAACTATAATGATTTTGAGTGTCCGTGACTAATTGATAACGTCATCTATCAACATACTCCTTGTAGTGTTGATATTTGTGTCCTTGAGTATGTTCCCTTGACATGGGCCAAAAAGATGGGACGGGTTGGGATGTGCTCGATGTCCACCTGCTGAGCTCAAATCAACCCATTTACGACATGTGGGTGTCATTGCTTGTCAGGTCTTCCAAAAATGTCTAGGTTTACTATTCTTGGAGCATTAATTAATTAGAAGTATGGTTATGTTATTGTTCATCTCAAATGTTGACTTAGTTAACGCTGGCATTAAACATTTAATGTTTGTCAATATTTGTCAATGATCAATTCATGATTCATAACAGCACACGTAGATCATTTTCTAGTATATATAAAATAACAAAACCTTCGAATTTGTAGTACATATATGATGACAAATAAAAAACTTTGAACGTTGGAGTTCCTCAAGTCGATGCTCTATTGCTATGGGGAATAAGATACTGGAATGGCAGAGCGTGTTTCAAGAATCATAAAAAGTAACTTATTACCTAGATAAATGTAGAATTAATTTGGTATTTATGTAAAAATGATTACTTTATAGTTTGATTGATATATAAATTTCTTAACAATATTGAAGTTTGGCTGACGCCAGATATGTTTGTCATTCTCCATGAAAGGagttatccttaccaaggacaATCTTGCTGACAGAAGTTGGTGTGGGACTAAGTTTTTGCTGTTTCTATAATAATCTATAAACCATCCAACATCTATTTTGTTAGGGCTCAAGTGCTCATTTGCTATTTTTCTTTGGCGAATGCAAATGATAACGTTCATCCAATGGTCCAATTAACGCGTAGAACTTATAAACATTATTTATTTGATCGGTGCACAACATTTTAATTTGCACTATAGTTGGCAAGAAATGAGATTATTTTTGACAAGTGCAAGCCAAACCTCAGTAGTTCTAGTTTATGGAGACACACTGGTTTATTTTCTGGCTATAGTTACAccgatgtgatgagaaagagTTGTTTATCCATGTATGCTACACTGAGATTGGTGGAAATGCAGTTTTTCATCTCCCTTTGGGCCATTCATTTTAGAACTGAATTTTAATATGGAATCCTTTGGTAAACGCTGGTTGTTTTTGAGCGGTTTGTGTTTTCTCTTTCTGAAACGGGATAAAGTCAGAACTTCTTTCCATTATTTCAAAAAATATACTGGTTCACAATCTATGCCCGTGCTATACTATCTTCAACTGTTTCTACACAAATTATGAAAACAAACACCTCCGCCATTATTTTCATCTACTATATATATGCTATAATGTAGTGCGTGACCCCTCCCAACTGGCCTGTAAATCTAAAACCGAAAAATACCAAAAAAATTACTATATTTTTTATCAACCACTTAGTGCATGCCTCCAACATTCCATCTCTACTCTATCGTGATGGATTGGAACACCTGTTGCATCACCGCTCTGAACCGGTCGATGTCTAGAGTAATGTTCTGGCCATTCAGGAATGTCGACCAAGCTTTACCCTGGCGATGTATAGACCGGGGGTCGGTAAACACAGGGTGATCCCTTGGGTACTTCTCCTTCAGTGTGGTTTCCTCTGCCGTGACCTCATACTCGACGTACCGGAGTCCCATGCCTGGCACAGGCTCACCAAAGTCATACCAGCACGCCCACTTCATGTCACCCCAGGGAACAATCTGCACTACGGTGCCATTGTGAGGCAGGAACACCATGTTGGTCAGCCCAGCACCATGCACTCCAACCATCACGTCGCAGGAGTTCACCACCCCGGCGAAGTGGCCCATATCCCTAACATCCTCTGGCAACGCCGCGACTACTTCGAAGCCGAGGTCTTCCATGGCGGTGATGGTTTCAGCTTCGTTCGTCAGCTCCCTTGAGTGCCGCCGCAGAACCATGACGAGCCGAGGCTTCTGCCGCCCTGAGCTCCTGCTAACGGGTTCAACCCATGGCCGTTGCAGCGAGAAGACAGACCTGAGGAAGTCTCGGAATCCCATCATAGTGTAACCATTCCGGGAAAGACTCGGGTCGATCGCAAGCATCTTGTTGTGACTCTGCAACCCGACATGCGCTGACGGGAAGCAGCGCACGGCGGTGTCGGCGTCGAAGTCGATGACCGGGTACATGGACAGTGCGGCGAGGATTGGCCTGAACTTGGCAACCCATTCAGGTCTGTAGTCGGTGATAAGAAACTGGACGTGGCCATTGTACTCACGGGATGTGATGTAGAGTGGCACGATGAGGTCGCTCATGGCGTGGAAGAAGTTTCCACCGCAGCCACCGGTAGAGAAGACCACCGCCGGCACGTCGTGCCTAACCGTGCACTTGGGTGGGATAATGAAGCTGAAAGCTGGCGGCATGGATCTCATGGTGACCTCCCGAATCCTCGACATGGTCTCTTGCTCCCACTTTCGCGTGTATGGGCGGACTATGAAGGTAGAATTCTCCGGTCTGTGGGTGGACGCCGCGACGACATAGACTGTCGCCGATTTGCCGTGGATGCGCAAGTCACCTTCCATTGTGCAGGTGTCCGAGTGAGGGTTGCTGAAGTTGCAGGTTAACTTGCTGACAGGGGCTCCCAAGTCTGCATATATATCACAGATGATTTTCCTTAGTCAAATATGTGTCAAAATTTTCCTTAGTAAAAAAAATAATCTTTCATGCAAAAAAAAATCCTCTCAAGTCTATTTTAGGGTCATTATATATCTTGCACGTATAAGTATCGACAATCTAAGAAAACAATTAATGATTATAGAACAAACAAATATAGAGTTCATGAAAATCGTCCTTGAATGTTCACATGCATGTACCTGAATTTATTGAAGAGCTGTCTTTTGGCCCGTTCGTGGTAAGGATCTGATTTTGTTGGTTGTAGTCTGAGGCAAATTAAAAATGATGAATATTATCGTATTAGTTTCGCATCTGTGAACCCATAAGCTGGCTGTTTCATATAATGAATTACTACTGTATCTGCTAGTTCGTGAATTATATATTCTGAGCACGATATGATCTTCAGATCTAATTAATGGATTATTCTATATGTGTCAGCTTGAACTAATTAAATTAATCTGCTGGTGTTGGGATTTACACTAGCAGTCAACTTGTGGTTTCTTTCGAGGGGGCGTGTACTAGGCTACTAGCCCACATCGAGTATTGTTAATTATATCACCAATGGAGGTGGAAACTGATCGAAGCTTCTCCGGGATGGCTAATTTAACAGTTTGTTGCCTTCGAGATAATTAGCAGACATACCTTTTACAGCTTCTGGGTAATGTGGATGTTGCTGCCATCTTGCATTCTCGAAACCTTCAATTTATTGGTGAATAATCACATCATTAGAACATTTTGGAAATATAGACATAAATGAAACCGAGGTTAATTCTGTAAACAGACTAATATAACTCACCAGTGTATGGAACCGTGTTAACCATTTCGTCCGTGTCATTCATAAATCTGGTCTCCCTAACTACACAAAGTTGAAGGTGCATTTTAGTTGTACTATAAGGTAGGTCATAACTCGAAACATCATGTAAATGAAAAGCTTTGATATAAGCATCCCAATTAATTCGAACTATCACTGCAGCGGTGCTTCTAGTTGTGTTTTACTTCCACACATAGGGTTTTTTTGTGATGTTATCAGcttattgcacaacattgtTACAAGTGAATGCCTGGATTTGTTTATTCCATTAGAAAACGAATGCTCCTATATATATCTATGCTATTACTATAAAAATTGAATAATTTCTAAAAGAAATATCACAAAGCAATGCTTCTCATCCCTAACGTTTCAAATTTTATACGACAAATGGAGTTCTGTAAAATTTGCTGCTTCGTTACAGAGCTCTTGCTGAAGTACTCAAAACCGAACAGACTTGCATGTACTCCCACAGTTTCAAATTGCAAGCTAACTTTTATAGGTTTAAAACTTTTCTACGCATCTATTATGTCTAATACAAAGTAAAAGTCATGAACTCCATACCAAATTTTAAGTCATTCTAGCTTTAATTATTAGGTATATAGTCTAGATGTACAATTCAAGCTATATATGCATCTAACAAAAACCAGATAAATTATAATtttgaatggaaggagcatgaaAGAAATGATTTGGAAGAGAGAGCACTAATATTGTCGAGAGATTATAAAGAAGTAGCGCGAGGGTCCTAAAAACAGATCATCTGCATGTATTGAATTCGTCTTTAATTTGTCCAAGGACGAAACACCGGCTGCGACTTACAGCGAGCGACCTGCGGCAGGAAATCAGTCTTCAGCACAATCaccacaagaagaggaggcagcAGGAGCCACATCGCAGCCCTTCCTGCACTGCTGCTGCTTTTCTTGGTACCCTCATGCCTCCCCATCATCTCAGACAAGCTCATCTCTTCAAAGCTAGCTCTGCCCAGCGGCCTGAGCTCCCTCAGTTTGTTCTCTTTATACCACATTCGCATCTCGATCGCAGAGTTCATCAGGCTGTGGTTGACTTGGGTGCAGCATTAAATCCCGTGCACTGTCCACATGCATGCACGCTATTATCGGCGGATAGAAGGGGGATCGGGATCGTTAAAAAGATGACATAATGCACGGGTAGTACATTTCTTATTTGTAGCTGCAGTCCACGAAGTTAGCTGCAAGCAGAGCACCGACGGTTTGGTTCAAATGTTTTGTTGACAAATGAGAGtggttttgattccacctctaTCTCTACTACAATGAAGCTCAACTGCATGTGGAAATCTATTTCTACTGGCGGTTTGGTTAAGCTAACCGCTAGTGGAAATAGATTTTCAATGGTGGTTCTCTTAAACCAACCGCCTGTATTAAGTTTTTCAAATGTTCACGCCTTTTTTCAAATGTCCCACCAAAcactattatatatatacactacaaGAAACTGGAATTGCCTTGACGGCCTTGAATTTCCTTGAGGGCCAAAATCAAACCGCCAAGGAAATGACAGTTTCCTTGGCGGTGCCACTCCACACTCAAGGAAACATATATTTCTTGGAGGTTTAAGTAAACCGCCAAGGAATATGGGTGTTTCCTTGGCGGTTTCCAACCACCTCCAAGGAAATGACTCATTTTCTTGAGTGTTATTCTCAACCGCCAAGGAAAATACTCATTTTCTTGGCTGTTTTTCTAAACCGTCAAGTAAACTATCATTACCTTGAGGGTTATTGAATTTCCTTGGAGGTTGGCACCCAAGAAAATCCTTATAAGTATTTTGGTGACTTCGACTCAATAACAGCCAAGGAAAATCATAATTTTCTTGAAGGTTAAAGGCAGCCAAGGAAACAACTATTACCTTGGCAGCCTATATAATTTCCTTGGCGGTTGTTGACCCTCAAGAAAACTATTTTCCTTGGCGGTTGTAACATTTCCTTGGCCCTTCGGCAAATTAAGTCTAGTCGTAATTTCCTTGGCGGCTAGCCTCCAAGGAAATCATCCTTGAGTGCCAAAACCGCCAAGGAGACTAATTTCCCTTAGCTTCTATCCTTGAGTGTGTTTGCTTGACGGTTTGTGGTCAAGGATCATTTCCTTGGCGGTTTAACCCCTTTCTTTGGCGGTTTTTGGCACTCAAGGCAATTCGAGATTGTGGTAGTGATATATATAACCCATTGGATCATGTCAACTATAGAAACATGCGAACACAAGGTTGAAATGAGCTCTTGTGGTTCGATTTATGATGAGTGATTGTCAACATGATCCACAACCTAAGTTGAGTTGGTGACTAACCATTGTCGTGAGTTGGGTCATGAGACATGTCTATTGGTTTGTGGTGTGCAGGTGTGAAGCTCAAAGGCGTTGGTCGACGGCGAGGAGAAGGTCGAGTAGAGACATGTCGTGCCGATGGACCTGGAGCAGCGGACCAGGAGGCCGGATGACCagtgttgatggtagataaatACTCTTTTTAACGGTCAACACAGCATGAGAAAGGATTAAAATCAGAATAtcatctagctataggggttattactaatagaattccataagttttggtgattgtctatttctaggTTAttggaataagaacaaaaggaggtccacatgtcagatttacatcgAGAGAAGACCTCGTCGATAACtcaggaatactctagaagaaTCGAGGAGACACCCCTGCAAAGTGGGGCCCACTTGGCAACGACcaaggggcgggcgcccacccgtCAGGGGCGCCCACCCGGCCACCTGCACTAATCAGGTGCAACCtcgtggatcctgcctccatcgcctttgaggagtaatcttggcgatctatcaaggtcggtttgatccgagggttgtggtgcttcctagggggctataaatacaaccctAACCCCCCTGGAGAGAAGGAATTCATTATTCTCTGAGGAATTCAGATAAAGAGAATTTAgagaagcctagagccaccatctcaattagagctCCATAGTTTTATgtaggaatagatctagaaggagtcaagcctAGCTTGGAGTCCGGATCTATCTTCGTTCTTGGTAATTTCTTATTCTTTATTGTAGTATTCATATTAtttcttgctactatgaatatgactttgatctatttgattatatcggaATTAACTTTATTTCATTTtcttatgttctcaattacatTGTTATTAGACTattttgattatatgcttagcgtagttagattggaattatgtctatgcataggatcgtatagcgcttgCTCATTGGGCCAATGGGTGAGTGGTAGATATTATGTAGGTGAGGTGcctagattgtatttatctatgattaccccttatagtccggATCGTGAGGTAGATCGCAAGAGTGACAGTCCTGTTGACTCCTCTTGTAGTCCTCCTCCTgattataaggattgtagagcaccattattacagggaagtgattgctatgttcatgatcATTCttgtaatatcactatgcataacTATAACCTTTTGTTACgatgatgctaggtgtaatTACACTAATCATTATATGCTTTGACAATATAGTTAaaatacttaggatttattcttgaaGATCATCCTAGTCCATCCTAGTGTTATAGATTTAGGGTACtctattgagatgattatcatatttatatgtggctatgtGCTCTCATTTATCTTCtttcacttattattcatatttatattatttatcttatgtgacacttaccctgcacgggagatagataaagacatggttaagatCTCTATGACTACAtcagtgctcattgctcattatccaatgcagtcccttcccagtggtaaaaatataaataacgatatctgGATTACTCCCAATTAaattgctacatcggtattatctgtgtgcttgaggattctttatttattatgtagaaaagcatatacatttaataccaacacttctacatcattttggggatgacaacctagcttaagtgatacactactacaaaaaatcaTTTGCGAGGCATTTTACAAAAGGCCTCGGAGGCGAGCAAGATTTCCAACCGCCACGGTAAATGCCTCgaattaaccgtggcgggcattttttattaaccgaggcggttatcAGTTACTGCCTCGGTTAATCAATTTACTAAGGCAGGCAAATTAAAATATCCGCCTCAGTAAATatagattaaccgaggcggtcaaTCTAACATAACTGTCTCAGTAAATCATTTACCAAGGCGGTTCATTGTAATGCAACCGCCTTGGTAAATTAGGTCCAACCCAATAGCCCACTATCATTCCAATAtataaacaaatcaaaaaccTTACCAGACTCCTCTCCTCACTCCACTCAGCCACCGCCGCACAATGCCCATGTCCTCTCCCCAACTCTTCCCCTCCACTCACACTACTAACTTCTAGCCCTAATATCACGCTTTTTAATCGCAACAGCAAGGTTTTGTTGCAATAAGGTTGTTATCACAATGATTTTCTCTTTGGTTGCGATACATCAGTTTTTTTACCATGAAGATTTTTTTGTGGCCATAAGTCTAGAATTCATTGCAAAAAGTAAGTTTTATCGCAACAAATTATTGAACGGTTGCAATAAGTGATTAATGTTGCCACGATTTGATTTGCGTTGCTAGTAAGTTTTTTTCCGTTGCAATTCTAAGGTGATATCACAATAATATTAGCTTGCGTTGCAAAAAAATTGGTACATATAGCAACGAAAAAAATAGTTTGCCTCATTAAGGTTGCAATGATTATGGTTTCGTGGTATATAGCAGTTTTGTTCA is part of the Sorghum bicolor cultivar BTx623 chromosome 10, Sorghum_bicolor_NCBIv3, whole genome shotgun sequence genome and harbors:
- the LOC8058851 gene encoding protein O-linked-mannose beta-1,4-N-acetylglucosaminyltransferase 2; this encodes MSLSEMMGRHEGTKKSSSSAGRAAMWLLLPPLLVVIVLKTDFLPQVARFRETRFMNDTDEMVNTVPYTGFENARWQQHPHYPEAVKDYNQQNQILTTNGPKDSSSINSDLGAPVSKLTCNFSNPHSDTCTMEGDLRIHGKSATVYVVAASTHRPENSTFIVRPYTRKWEQETMSRIREVTMRSMPPAFSFIIPPKCTVRHDVPAVVFSTGGCGGNFFHAMSDLIVPLYITSREYNGHVQFLITDYRPEWVAKFRPILAALSMYPVIDFDADTAVRCFPSAHVGLQSHNKMLAIDPSLSRNGYTMMGFRDFLRSVFSLQRPWVEPVSRSSGRQKPRLVMVLRRHSRELTNEAETITAMEDLGFEVVAALPEDVRDMGHFAGVVNSCDVMVGVHGAGLTNMVFLPHNGTVVQIVPWGDMKWACWYDFGEPVPGMGLRYVEYEVTAEETTLKEKYPRDHPVFTDPRSIHRQGKAWSTFLNGQNITLDIDRFRAVMQQVFQSITIE